AGTGTGACTTTTGCACCCATGGTGCCGCCTTTGATGGTAATGGTATTGTGCGTCTGGCTGCCGTCCGTTGTGATAGACAGATTGCCCCTTTGCTGGGCTTCATTATTGCCCTGCTGGACATACTGTTTGTCATCAGCCCCAATATAGACTGTGATGCTGCCGTATTTGAGATTCATCTGATACTCAGTTTCTACCTCCGTACCGTTCTCTTCGTCCAGCACGCTCACCGCGCTTTTGGCGGCGGTGCTCTGCTGGAGCAGGGCATCGGTGCTTGCGGCCAGAGCCGGGGCGGAAAGGGTGAACATCATGCATGCTGCCAGCGCAGCGGAAGCCGCCCGCCGGGCCAAAATATTTCGTTTCATAGGGGTTCCTCCTTTGCGAAAATTATTACGGGGGGGGGTATGCATTACGGTACTTTGATTATCTCACACTTTACCGGATTTTGGAAGCAAACCTGCGTGAATCGCCCTAAAAGCAGCGTGAAAAGCATGATTTGTGCCGGTTCTGTTGCAGATGCCCGGCCCGCAGGCACAGCAAAGCCCCCGGCAGGTTTGCGCCTGCCGGGGGCTGTTTGCTGTTTTACTGCTTGGGGAACGCCTTATTCCACACTTCGATCACCTTGAACTTCGGGGTCCAGCCTTCGGGCTCAAAGCGGTCGCCCTTGGCATCCATGGTGCCCTGCTCGGTGCACCACTGTGCGGCCTTTGCCATATCGGGGTCGGTCACATCCGCAAAGGCGGGTGCGCCTGCGGGTTCGGGTCTGCCTGCGGTGTTCCACACCAGCAGGGCCAGCTGGCCGCGGTTTGCCGGGATGGCTGCGCCCTCGGGCAGGAGGCCGTTCAGGATGACGCGGGTGGCGATCTCGTAGCCGCCCCAGATGGCTGCACCGCCAACGGCCACGGCGGCAATTGCACCGCCCGTGGTATCCATGGGTGCAGGTTCTACGCCGAAGTCTTCATCAATAGGTTCGTCCGGGTCAGGCTTGGCCACCGGGCTTGCCGACCAGTGGGCGATCAGTTTGACCGGGTAAACGGGCATCTTAAACGTCGTGGTCGCGCTCTTGGCATTGTCCAGCTTGAGCTGCAGATTTTCCGGAATGCCACCGGGGAATTTCTCGTAGAAGCTATCGGGGTACTTGATCTCCCATTCCACGAACTCCATGCCGGGGTATTTCTCGGCATCATATGGGGTAGCTGTGATCTTCACCTCGGTGCCGATCTCTGCGGGGATATCGCTGCCCTCGCCCAGAGTGGACTTTGCCGTGCCGCCCTCAACAGTAACGGTACTCCTCAGCACGGAAGCGGGGATGCTGTAAACGGCGGTCAGCTTCACATTGCCTTTGGGCATATCAAAGCTGATCTCTGCGGTGCCTGCTTCAGTCGCAGAACCCAGACTGCCCTCGGTCGGGTCAAAGCTGGTGCTTCCCTCTTCCACCTTCCAGTGGTGGAACTTCACGCCCTTGGCGGCATCCTCATCGGTGGGTGCGTTGGCCTTGACGGTGACCGTTTCGCCCTCAAAGGCGGTAGTAATCTGGCCGGTGGTGTCGTCGCCCACCTGAGCGGTGCCGTTCGCAACGGTAATACTGTAGTAAGTCTCCCTCGGCTCAATGCGCAGGTAGCTGCTTTCTACCGTATCAGGGAGCGGATGGATGCGCGGGTCGATCAGCTTTGCATCCTCGGCTTCGCTGGTATAGTAGACGTATTTTTTGCCGTCTGCCTGTGTAAAGTCAACAGTGCCCACAGGGCCACCCTCTGCGGTATTCTTCAGGATCACAGTGCCGGAAGCCGTGATCTTGGTGTTTTCGGAAATCGCTTGTGTGTCCTTGATTATAACAGTAACATTATCAGCCTTGTCGATCGTCAGGTTTTTCGCCGCTCTACCGTCGGTACTCTCAATGGTCACGTCACCCTCGCTGGTGATAGTCGCATCGTAATTCACCGCAGCTGCACAGTTTGTATAAATGTTTACTTTGCTGGAATTTATAATATTCAGGCTTCCGTTCACGGCCATGAATCCGCCGCTGATATCCACCTCGCCGGTGCAGTCGATCGTGCTGGTATCATTTCTGGCCATAATTGCAGCCAGTTCATTGCTGTTGACCTTCACATTACGTGCCTTCTCCACAATCAACTTTGCAGCCACAGCAATCTGATCTTTACCGTCCAGATTTATATCCTTGCCGGGTGCGTTGATTTTCAGAGACGAGCGCTTTATTCTGCCATCCGACTTCAACGTTTGGGTGGTCGGGTCGTAACTCAGCACACCATTTCCTAAAATGTCTTTACAGTTTTTGCTGGTAACGCGGGTTGGTGTAGTGTTCTCGCTGCCCACCGCAATGCCATAATCCTGTACAACATTGTAATTCGGGGTCAGAGTCACGTTATTGCCCGGCATGGTAAAGGTGACTGTGGGGTTCACCTTCTGCTTATCTGTAAGCGTGATGCCCTCAGCAGTCCAGCCGGTAAACTCAGCGTTTTCTTTGCCTGCAGCGGTCACGGTGACCTTTTCGCCCGCAAAGGCCGAGGTCACTGCCTTACCATCCACGGTGATGGTGGCATCGTCTGCCGTAATCGCATAGGAAACTTTCGGCACAATGCGCAGATAGTTTTTAGTTCTTGCCGGAATCGTCCCAGTGCCCGCATCCGTCGGCGTTGCGTCAGGCGCATTGCTGGTATAGTAGACAAAATCGTTCGCACTTACCGGAGCGGCAAACTCAATTCCTTTAATTGCAACTCCCGAATTCGCGCCTGCTTCCGTGTGCTCAAGGGTAACAGGGCAAAGACAGTAGATGTACACTTTTCCATAAACCGGTGCCCAATTACCAGTGCTGGAAACTTTCACGGAACGAGCGTTTTCGATGATCAGATTTTCATTCACAATCATCTCTGTGGATTCCAGCACCACGTCCGTGTTCGGTGCATCGATGGTCAGATAATGGACTGCGCTGGCATTCGGCTTCAGCAGGGTCAACTTTTGCTCATCAGGATCATACTTCAGGAAGCCAAGAATGTTGTTGCAATTATCGCTGTCAACTTCCACCTTACCTCTGTCATAGATTTCAATGGTAATGCCATACTTCGTAGCAACAGACGCATTAGCATCCGTTCCGCTGTTCTCCGCGTCCAGCACGCTCACCGCGCTTTTGGCGGCGGCGTGCTCTGCTGGAGCAGGGCATCGGTGCTTGCGGCCAGCGCCGGAGCGGAAAAGGTGAACATCATGCATCCGGCCAGCGCCGCCGATACTGCACGCCGGATAAGTTTGCCTTGTTTCATGGTACAACCTCCTTTTTCCCCTCGCATTTTTACGGGGGGGGGGTATATATTACAGTATCTTGATTATTTCACACTTTACCGGATTTTGGAAGCAAACCTGCGTGAATCGCCCTAAAAGCAGCGTGAAAAGCACAATTTGTGCCGGTTTTGTTGCAGATGTCCGGCCCGCAGGCACAGCAAAGCCCCCGGCAGGTTTGCGCCTGCCGGGGGCTTTACTATGTTATGAAAGATCAATCCTTCTTCTCTGCTGTGCGGGCAAAGAAGTTGGCGAGGATCGCACCGGAAATGTTATGCCACACGGAGAACACAGCGCCGGGAATGGTAGCCAGCGGATACTGTGCAAAGTGTGCGGCGGCCAGACTGGTTGCAAGGCCGGAGTTCTGCATGCCCACCTCGATGGAGATCGCGCGGCACTTGGTGGAGTCCAGCTTGAGCAGCTTGCCCACGCCAAAGCCGGTGAGGTAGCCCAGCACATTGTGCAGGATGACCACCACAAGGATCAGCAGACCGCTGGTCATGATCTTGGCGCTGTTGGCGGAGACCACGGCGCAGATGATCAGCACGATGGCGGTAGTGGAGACCAGAGGCAGCACGCGGACGGCTTCCTCGGTGAATTTATGGAAGAAGTGATTGACCACAAAGCCCAGTGCGATGGGCACCAGCACCACCTTGACGATGGACATGAACATGCTCATGGGGTTCACGTCAACACGCTGGCCAGCGTACAGCAGGGTGAGCAGCGGGGTGAGCAGCGGAGCCAGCACGGTGGAAACAGCGGTCATGCCAACGGACAGTGCAACGTCGCCCTTGGAAAGGTAGGTCATCACGTTGGAAGAGGTGCCGCCGGGGCAGGTGCCAACCAGGATCACGCCAATGGCCAGCTCGGTGGGCAGGTGGAACACCTGCGTGAGCGCCCATGCCAGAAACGGCATGAGGGTGAACTGTGCAACGCAGCCCACGATCACATCCTTCGGGCGGCTGAACACCACCTTGAAGTCCTCCGGCTTCAGGGTAAGGCCCATGCCGAACATCACGATGCCCAGCAGGTTATTGACCCACGCCGTCTTTACCACGCTGAACGGGCCGGGGAAGAACAGGGCACCCGCGGCCACCACAATAACGATGGCGGCCATGTACTTGCCCACAAAGTCGCTTACTTTTTCCAGTGTTTTCATAATTGTTTCTCCTTTTCCTTCTGACATGCTTTGGGGCAAAAGCATCCGCAAAACAAAACGCCCTTGTCCCCTACGGTCTGTAAGAGACAAAGGCGTGTAAAATCCTCTGCGGTACCACTCTTATTGCCAGCACAACGCTGACCACTCAGTGCACGTCCAACAACGCGCGGCCCGTGATAACGGGGGCCTGCCGTTCCTGCTTACTGGGGCGCACACCGTCCATTCAGCCGGAAAGCTCGGAGAGGATCTTCCCACGGATGCCCTGCACTGCCTTGCACCAACCGGCAGCTCTCTGCAGCATTCCTTCCGGGTACTTTTTCTCGTCATAGCCGTAATATTCTTGGTGACATGGAGTATACTCCCCTGCAAAGGCAAAGTCAATAGAATGAGGCCTTCTGATTTTTCATGCAGTTCATTTCAGGAGTGAAAGTGGTTCACGCAGCAGACAAAGCAGAACGGCATCAGCGCCGACTGCTCCGGCAGGATGACGCGAAGCCATGGTCTAAAGAGTAGGCCGCAATGCCATCCCATCACACAACAAAAGACCGCTCATCTTTTCGGGTGAGCGGTCTTGCTGTTTCTGCGGTTTATTCGCCTTTGGCTTTTGTAAGCAGCATGTGCACGTATTCCGCGCAGGCATCCCAGTCGCGGGCGGCGGCCTTGTCCTTCGGCATCAGGCTGCTGGCAAGGCCCACGCCAAGGCAGCCCGCCTTGCGGAACTCCGGGATGTTCTCCGGCGTTACGCCGCCAATGGCAACATAGTTTGTGTCGTCCTGGAATCCGATAATCTGGGGCAGGAGAAAAACGACCTCTGAGCCGCTTTTCCTGTCTGATACGCAAAAAAGATCCCGTTCACCCAGAAGTGGACGGGATCTTTTATTGCTTATGGGGCTTTACTGCAGCCAATCAGGCTTTGACGAAGGCAGCTGCTTACTTTGCAGCCAGATATTTGCCCAGTTCGCGGCCCAGCGTCAGGCACATACCAATGCTCACACCGGGGATCGGGGTGATATACTCGGGACCGAAGCGCATACCGCAGGTGTTGCCGGAAGCGTACAGGCCCTCGATGGGCTGATAATCCTCGTTCATCACCTGCTGGTCATTGGTGGTCACAAAGCCGCCGGTGGTCACCAGTGCAAAGCCCAGACTCAGGGTGGTGACATGGGCGTAGAAGGGAGCCTTTGCAACTGCATTCAGGAAGTGCGGGTCCTTGGCAAAGTCGCTGTCGTAGCCCTCGGCGCAAACCTTATTGTACTGCTCCACAGTAGCGGAAAGGGCTGCAGGCTCCACACCGATGTACTCGGCCAGCTGCTCGATGGTGTCGGCGCAGTACCAGCCGTTGGCGCCCTCGGCACCAGCAGCCTTTGCGGCCTCAAAGTTGCCCTTCATGGCTTCCACCACAGCGGGCATGTCGTACTCGAATGCCTGATGGCCGGGGAAGCCGCGCAGGATCTGGGTCTCATAGGTGCTGTCGTAGATGGAGGTGATATTGCCGCGCTTTGCACGTGCCATGAAGAAGCCGTTGATCTCCGGGCCGGCAAAGGCTTCGTTCTGGAAGCGCTGGCCATTCTCGTCCACCCACAGGGGGCCGGGCAGATAGTCGGGCACGGCCATGGAGTCGAAGTTCATGGTGGAGATGTCGCCCTCCAGACGGCCGCCTGCCCACACACCCATCTGGATAGTGGAGCCGTCACGGCCAAAGG
Above is a genomic segment from Faecalibacterium taiwanense containing:
- a CDS encoding InlB B-repeat-containing protein translates to MLDAENSGTDANASVATKYGITIEIYDRGKVEVDSDNCNNILGFLKYDPDEQKLTLLKPNASAVHYLTIDAPNTDVVLESTEMIVNENLIIENARSVKVSSTGNWAPVYGKVYIYCLCPVTLEHTEAGANSGVAIKGIEFAAPVSANDFVYYTSNAPDATPTDAGTGTIPARTKNYLRIVPKVSYAITADDATITVDGKAVTSAFAGEKVTVTAAGKENAEFTGWTAEGITLTDKQKVNPTVTFTMPGNNVTLTPNYNVVQDYGIAVGSENTTPTRVTSKNCKDILGNGVLSYDPTTQTLKSDGRIKRSSLKINAPGKDINLDGKDQIAVAAKLIVEKARNVKVNSNELAAIMARNDTSTIDCTGEVDISGGFMAVNGSLNIINSSKVNIYTNCAAAVNYDATITSEGDVTIESTDGRAAKNLTIDKADNVTVIIKDTQAISENTKITASGTVILKNTAEGGPVGTVDFTQADGKKYVYYTSEAEDAKLIDPRIHPLPDTVESSYLRIEPRETYYSITVANGTAQVGDDTTGQITTAFEGETVTVKANAPTDEDAAKGVKFHHWKVEEGSTSFDPTEGSLGSATEAGTAEISFDMPKGNVKLTAVYSIPASVLRSTVTVEGGTAKSTLGEGSDIPAEIGTEVKITATPYDAEKYPGMEFVEWEIKYPDSFYEKFPGGIPENLQLKLDNAKSATTTFKMPVYPVKLIAHWSASPVAKPDPDEPIDEDFGVEPAPMDTTGGAIAAVAVGGAAIWGGYEIATRVILNGLLPEGAAIPANRGQLALLVWNTAGRPEPAGAPAFADVTDPDMAKAAQWCTEQGTMDAKGDRFEPEGWTPKFKVIEVWNKAFPKQ
- a CDS encoding bile acid:sodium symporter family protein, translating into MKTLEKVSDFVGKYMAAIVIVVAAGALFFPGPFSVVKTAWVNNLLGIVMFGMGLTLKPEDFKVVFSRPKDVIVGCVAQFTLMPFLAWALTQVFHLPTELAIGVILVGTCPGGTSSNVMTYLSKGDVALSVGMTAVSTVLAPLLTPLLTLLYAGQRVDVNPMSMFMSIVKVVLVPIALGFVVNHFFHKFTEEAVRVLPLVSTTAIVLIICAVVSANSAKIMTSGLLILVVVILHNVLGYLTGFGVGKLLKLDSTKCRAISIEVGMQNSGLATSLAAAHFAQYPLATIPGAVFSVWHNISGAILANFFARTAEKKD